The following proteins are co-located in the candidate division KSB1 bacterium genome:
- the glnA gene encoding type I glutamate--ammonia ligase, translating into MDQRIRETLAYASQNNIEMIDLKFCDLFGRWHHLTIPVSQFDETVFTKGVAFDGSSIPGFKKLEAGDMVLVPDIDTMLIDKFWDQPTLSFICSAYEADSLALFKNDPRNVAYRAEQYLTSTGIADTSLWSPEFEFYIFDSITYMNDINLAFYRIDSEEADWNSGVEEEQNLGHKIPRQGGYHAIPPLDNLFNLRAKMVQYIEESGIPVRYHHHEVGGPGQSEIEIHHHPLLKTGDVTMTVKYIIRMVANRHNKTVTFMPKPLYNEAGSGMHIHVQLWKNGQNLFYDEHGYAGLSQIALHFIGGVLKHGPALLAFTNPSTISYKRLVPGFEAPVKAIFGLANRSAAIRIPKYANTPETKRFEFRPPDATCNIYLAIAALLMAGIDGVVHQIDPLKEGFGPYDVNIFNMPKSEQDKIKSLPASLKEALDALADDHDFLLAGDIFSEQLIETWIDYKLNKEFNEVRRRPHPYEISLYYDV; encoded by the coding sequence ATGGATCAGCGAATTCGTGAGACACTGGCGTATGCCAGTCAGAACAATATCGAGATGATTGATTTGAAGTTTTGTGATTTGTTTGGACGATGGCATCATCTAACGATTCCAGTCAGCCAATTTGATGAGACGGTATTCACCAAGGGCGTAGCATTTGACGGCTCCAGTATTCCTGGATTCAAGAAGCTCGAGGCTGGAGATATGGTTCTAGTTCCGGATATCGATACGATGTTGATTGATAAGTTCTGGGATCAGCCGACTTTGAGTTTCATCTGCTCGGCGTATGAAGCAGATAGCTTAGCATTATTTAAAAATGACCCCCGCAATGTGGCATATCGTGCGGAGCAATATCTAACATCCACTGGGATTGCCGATACGAGTCTATGGAGTCCTGAATTCGAGTTTTATATTTTCGATAGCATCACGTATATGAACGACATCAATTTGGCGTTTTATCGAATCGATTCTGAAGAAGCGGATTGGAATTCGGGCGTGGAGGAAGAGCAAAACCTGGGACATAAGATACCGCGTCAGGGGGGCTACCACGCCATTCCTCCATTGGATAATTTGTTTAACCTTCGGGCGAAAATGGTCCAATATATCGAAGAATCTGGCATTCCCGTGCGCTATCATCATCACGAGGTCGGCGGACCTGGGCAATCGGAAATCGAAATTCATCATCACCCGCTCCTCAAAACGGGTGATGTGACTATGACGGTGAAATACATTATCCGAATGGTAGCCAATCGGCACAACAAAACCGTGACGTTCATGCCAAAGCCGCTCTACAATGAAGCTGGCAGTGGGATGCACATCCATGTTCAATTGTGGAAAAACGGCCAAAATTTATTCTATGATGAACATGGCTATGCTGGATTGAGCCAGATAGCGCTGCATTTCATCGGAGGAGTGCTGAAACATGGACCCGCTTTGCTGGCGTTCACCAATCCCAGTACGATCTCCTACAAGCGATTGGTGCCTGGGTTCGAGGCCCCGGTGAAGGCGATTTTCGGACTGGCCAATCGAAGCGCGGCGATTCGAATCCCCAAATACGCCAATACTCCTGAGACCAAACGGTTCGAGTTCCGCCCTCCAGATGCCACTTGTAACATCTATCTCGCAATTGCAGCATTGCTGATGGCTGGGATCGATGGCGTGGTTCATCAAATTGATCCACTCAAAGAGGGATTCGGCCCTTACGATGTCAACATCTTCAATATGCCGAAATCGGAGCAGGATAAAATCAAATCGCTCCCTGCCTCGCTGAAGGAAGCTTTGGATGCGCTTGCTGATGATCACGATTTTCTGCTGGCTGGCGATATCTTTTCAGAACAACTGATCGAGACTTGGATCGATTATAAGCTGAATAAGGAGTTCAATGAAGTTAGGCGTCGACCCCATCCTTATGAAATTAGCTTGTATTATGATGTATAG
- a CDS encoding dipeptide epimerase, with the protein MKLSWQKVKLPLKHQFVVAYSQKSYAENVFIQLGHDGIIGYGEAAPSYFYHESANTVVAFLEQQRDLLSQPLVDLDSIMGQMEQRFPGNYAAKAAINLALYDILGKQANLPVHRLLGIQSDGPMVTSFTIGIDSLSMIRTKVMAAANYPILKIKLGSDHDEEIIKTVRQFTQCPLRIDANEGWTREQAVAKIHWLEQFDIELVEQPLPANDIEGTRWVRERVRLPIFADESLTIGHNLEQLVGAFDGVNIKLMKCGGISAALNLVAKARTLGLKTMLGCFIESSLGISAAAQIAPLFDYLDVDGALLLKTDPFDGVKIVDGWFTLPQGPGLGATPVLI; encoded by the coding sequence ATGAAATTAAGCTGGCAAAAAGTTAAATTGCCCCTCAAGCATCAATTCGTGGTGGCCTATAGTCAAAAAAGTTACGCAGAAAATGTCTTCATCCAATTGGGACATGATGGCATCATTGGCTACGGTGAGGCAGCGCCTTCCTATTTTTACCATGAGAGCGCCAACACGGTCGTCGCTTTTTTGGAACAACAGCGCGACCTTTTGTCGCAGCCATTGGTGGATCTTGATTCGATCATGGGGCAAATGGAACAGCGCTTCCCAGGTAATTATGCAGCAAAGGCGGCAATCAATCTGGCGTTGTACGATATTTTGGGAAAACAAGCCAATTTGCCAGTGCATCGGCTTTTAGGGATTCAGAGCGATGGGCCGATGGTCACTTCTTTTACAATAGGAATTGACAGCTTATCCATGATCCGGACCAAAGTGATGGCTGCTGCCAATTACCCAATCCTAAAGATCAAGTTGGGCAGCGACCATGACGAGGAGATTATCAAAACGGTTCGCCAGTTCACCCAATGCCCATTACGCATTGACGCAAACGAAGGATGGACGCGTGAGCAAGCCGTAGCGAAAATTCATTGGCTTGAGCAATTCGATATCGAGTTGGTGGAGCAACCCTTACCAGCTAACGATATCGAAGGCACCCGATGGGTCAGAGAGCGGGTGAGACTACCGATCTTCGCAGATGAAAGCCTTACCATCGGCCACAATCTGGAACAACTGGTTGGGGCATTCGACGGGGTCAATATTAAATTGATGAAATGCGGTGGCATATCAGCAGCTTTAAATTTAGTAGCCAAAGCCCGGACGCTTGGTCTCAAAACAATGCTGGGTTGTTTCATCGAAAGCTCTTTGGGGATCAGTGCCGCTGCTCAAATCGCTCCATTGTTCGATTACTTGGATGTGGACGGTGCGCTATTATTGAAAACCGATCCGTTTGATGGGGTCAAGATCGTCGACGGCTGGTTTACGTTGCCCCAAGGACCAGGACTGGGAGCAACTCCGGTGCTTATTTAA
- a CDS encoding flavin reductase has product MSLRPIPINQLLFNFSDLWSNKWLLLTAGDFATGKFNPMTVGWGSFGVMWNKPFVQVVVRPTRYTYQFMEHYETFTLCAFPETYRATLELLGSISGRDEDKIAASKLVPIPATRVAAPAFAEAELVIECRKIYWDDFKPEHFLDQRIHKNYPAKDYHRFYFGEILAVAGGDQYRARP; this is encoded by the coding sequence ATGTCTCTCCGCCCAATTCCAATTAATCAACTGTTGTTTAATTTTTCAGATCTATGGTCCAATAAATGGTTGCTATTAACGGCTGGAGATTTTGCCACTGGAAAATTCAATCCGATGACCGTCGGTTGGGGCAGTTTCGGGGTGATGTGGAACAAACCATTCGTCCAGGTGGTAGTTCGGCCAACGCGCTATACTTATCAGTTCATGGAACATTACGAAACGTTTACCCTTTGTGCGTTCCCTGAAACCTATCGTGCCACACTAGAGTTACTTGGCTCAATCTCGGGACGCGATGAGGATAAAATTGCGGCCTCAAAATTGGTGCCGATTCCAGCAACCAGAGTAGCTGCCCCTGCTTTTGCCGAGGCTGAACTCGTTATCGAATGTCGCAAAATTTATTGGGACGATTTCAAACCCGAGCATTTTCTCGATCAGCGAATTCATAAGAATTATCCGGCGAAAGATTATCACCGATTCTATTTTGGTGAAATATTGGCTGTGGCAGGTGGAGATCAGTACCGTGCAAGACCGTAA
- a CDS encoding putative LPS assembly protein LptD — translation MQYRISSIIIIALIIILFRPNSVCWGQNTDPSAHRQQITIPEPSKIPIDTVRDAQDSLRTPKTSSVGLDTILNYQASIVDTRVPEKKIYLIGKADVKYKTIHLTAGKITLDWDAHLITAEGLPDTVYQKTGNPGDSVMTVIWRELPTLSDAGEVMNGFKMIYNYKTEKGRVIQGRTEFEGGFYRGESMKRVSDKIINISNGYFTSCDKEDVPHYHFRSRRIKVIMDDKVIAQPVVMYFNRIPVAALPFVVFPNKKGRVSGVLVPTYGESAKEGRFIRGLGYYWAASDYWDTALKVDYFDRAGWVFRGDVKYNVRYLLNGAVSGSFTHKDLITGSRERRWDLIVNHSQIIDPTMSLAIYGQFISDQNFYRDFSSNFDTRLNRRIRSDATFSKSWPEKRLNLSANLSQEQDIQTGQVSRTLPQLRFTVSQRAIFGRSKQTISGGFGSSAMRSRAEPTWYESIYFSYNSSLQNSTTRGGKSANGSPFPERTTRYISHNASLSMNTPRKIFGWLTLGQSLNYDERWYDRYRKNTFNPETNTVKQDTVSGFAALRTFYYSMNASTKIYGMFAPGIGKIQALRHVVTPNISFNYQPDFSDPRWGYFDTFVDTTGKIIKKEKFLDYVPSGGRKNISFSLGNLFQMKTQDGDKEKKFDLFTVNFSSAYNFEATSFKFSYLSTSFQASPSRNFNISMSATHDFYEYDLNKRQRVNRLLFMDDDAWRSGKVLRLINFQIGAQLRLQGEKKKSVQKPETPTQTFEDEITGEQVSEQEYLDRLYEPAGNRFEVNDRFSGLDIPWRMSLSFSFSLQKFDPTRPVKNYYVDITGLEFQLTRNWKINYSAHLDLASKQIVNHSITINRDLHCWEARLIWRPSGIGGNSYYLRINVKAPQLRDLKYEKRGGRSSVWGY, via the coding sequence ATGCAGTATCGAATTTCATCAATAATCATCATTGCGCTGATCATTATCTTATTCCGACCGAACAGCGTTTGTTGGGGGCAAAACACTGATCCGTCAGCGCACCGCCAGCAGATAACAATCCCCGAGCCTAGTAAAATCCCAATCGATACGGTCCGCGACGCCCAGGACTCATTGAGAACGCCTAAAACTTCTTCGGTTGGATTAGATACGATCTTGAATTATCAAGCATCAATTGTGGATACACGAGTCCCGGAGAAAAAGATTTATTTGATTGGCAAAGCGGATGTAAAATATAAAACCATCCATTTGACTGCGGGGAAGATCACATTAGATTGGGATGCCCACTTGATCACGGCGGAGGGCCTTCCCGATACAGTTTATCAAAAAACCGGGAACCCCGGCGATTCGGTGATGACTGTGATATGGCGGGAATTGCCCACCCTTTCCGACGCGGGAGAGGTGATGAATGGCTTTAAGATGATTTATAATTATAAAACCGAAAAGGGACGGGTGATCCAGGGACGGACTGAATTTGAAGGCGGCTTCTATCGCGGGGAGAGCATGAAACGGGTATCCGATAAAATCATCAATATTTCGAATGGTTATTTTACCAGTTGCGATAAAGAGGATGTGCCGCATTATCATTTCCGAAGCCGAAGAATCAAAGTGATCATGGATGACAAGGTGATTGCCCAACCTGTCGTGATGTATTTTAATCGCATTCCGGTCGCGGCGCTGCCATTTGTGGTCTTTCCGAATAAGAAAGGTCGGGTATCTGGAGTGTTAGTACCAACCTATGGTGAGAGTGCCAAGGAGGGCCGCTTCATCCGCGGCCTAGGATATTATTGGGCTGCCAGCGATTATTGGGATACGGCGTTAAAGGTGGACTATTTCGACCGTGCTGGATGGGTTTTCCGCGGGGATGTGAAATACAATGTCCGATATTTGCTTAACGGTGCGGTATCGGGCTCATTTACCCACAAGGACCTGATCACCGGAAGCAGAGAGCGACGCTGGGATCTGATCGTCAATCATAGCCAAATCATTGATCCCACCATGAGTTTGGCCATTTATGGCCAATTTATCAGCGACCAAAACTTTTATCGGGATTTCAGTTCGAACTTCGATACGAGGCTGAATCGACGCATTCGCTCTGATGCAACTTTTTCGAAAAGCTGGCCAGAGAAACGCTTGAACCTCAGTGCCAATCTTTCGCAAGAGCAGGATATTCAGACCGGACAAGTATCTCGGACTCTGCCGCAACTTCGATTTACCGTGAGTCAACGTGCGATCTTCGGCAGATCAAAACAAACCATCAGTGGAGGTTTCGGCAGCAGTGCTATGCGGTCGAGAGCAGAGCCAACATGGTACGAATCAATTTATTTCTCCTACAATTCCAGCCTCCAGAATAGCACCACGCGCGGCGGCAAATCTGCCAATGGTTCACCTTTTCCTGAGCGCACCACTCGTTACATCAGCCATAACGCGAGCTTGAGCATGAACACACCACGGAAAATCTTCGGCTGGCTGACGCTGGGGCAATCGCTTAATTACGATGAGCGTTGGTACGATCGCTATCGGAAGAATACATTTAATCCTGAGACCAATACTGTAAAACAGGATACCGTGTCCGGTTTTGCTGCACTCCGGACATTTTATTATAGCATGAATGCCAGTACTAAAATCTACGGGATGTTTGCTCCCGGTATCGGAAAAATCCAGGCGCTGCGCCATGTAGTAACGCCCAACATCTCCTTCAATTATCAACCAGATTTCTCAGATCCGCGGTGGGGCTATTTCGACACGTTTGTCGATACCACTGGCAAAATCATCAAGAAAGAGAAATTTTTGGATTACGTGCCTTCCGGGGGAAGAAAAAATATATCATTCAGCTTAGGCAATTTATTTCAAATGAAAACCCAGGATGGTGACAAGGAGAAAAAGTTCGATCTATTTACGGTGAATTTTAGCTCTGCTTATAATTTCGAGGCTACCAGTTTCAAATTCTCCTATTTATCGACGTCGTTCCAGGCCTCTCCTTCAAGGAATTTCAATATTAGTATGTCCGCCACGCATGATTTCTACGAATATGATTTGAATAAAAGACAGCGCGTCAATCGGCTCTTATTTATGGATGATGATGCCTGGCGATCGGGAAAAGTCTTGCGATTGATCAATTTTCAGATTGGCGCTCAGCTGCGACTTCAGGGGGAAAAGAAAAAGTCAGTTCAAAAACCAGAAACCCCCACTCAAACATTCGAGGACGAAATCACTGGGGAACAAGTTTCCGAACAGGAATATTTGGATCGCCTCTATGAGCCCGCTGGCAATCGTTTTGAAGTGAACGACCGATTCTCTGGGTTAGATATCCCATGGCGCATGTCGCTGTCGTTCAGCTTTTCGTTACAGAAGTTCGACCCAACCAGGCCGGTCAAAAATTATTACGTCGATATCACTGGACTTGAATTTCAACTGACCCGCAATTGGAAGATCAATTATTCCGCCCATTTGGATTTGGCATCGAAACAGATCGTGAATCATTCAATCACGATCAATCGCGATCTGCATTGCTGGGAGGCGCGGCTGATCTGGCGACCCTCTGGTATCGGTGGGAATTCCTATTATTTGCGCATCAATGTGAAAGCGCCGCAGCTTCGCGATCTGAAGTATGAAAAACGCGGCGGCCGGAGCAGTGTCTGGGGATATTGA
- the dacB gene encoding D-alanyl-D-alanine carboxypeptidase/D-alanyl-D-alanine-endopeptidase translates to MQICRNNSWLIFVFISLFYRCSYFQPLQHPQTAEAKLKSELDQAFDDPAFSNAHWGVMIQSLKNGEILYARNAHKNFIPASNMKLFTTAAALTKLGPEYRYQTQFYINGSVDNQGILHGDLIVVGSGDPSITGRYYFGEVTKPLEIWADSIKAHGIRLIDGNIIADDNLFDDEIMGEGWAWDYQSDWYAAQISALSFNDNCINIYISPGDSIGAPAKYQLVPNTDYATVINRVVTVRNGLEQEIKFKRKAGTNLVEISGAIAINSSARLDWFSIDNPSLFTVKVFQQVLRQKGINVSGIAYDIDDLSGYSYPKRPENFLFNFESPPLREIVATINKVSQNLYAEMLLRTLGAHFRGIGSASNGIAVVKEFLGNIGIDTNQFVMVDGSGLSRLNMVTPQQIVTLLRYMRNSPQRDYFYHSLPIAGNDGTLKNRMQRTAAEGNVRAKTGFVGYARALSGYITTADNEELAFSMIANNYSVPTAMANLIQDLVCERLANFTRSR, encoded by the coding sequence TTGCAGATTTGCAGGAACAATAGTTGGTTGATCTTTGTTTTTATTTCCCTGTTTTATCGATGTAGTTATTTTCAACCGTTACAGCACCCTCAAACTGCTGAGGCAAAACTGAAATCCGAATTGGACCAGGCATTCGATGATCCGGCGTTCAGCAACGCTCATTGGGGTGTGATGATACAATCGCTGAAAAACGGTGAAATTCTTTACGCTCGAAACGCGCACAAAAATTTCATCCCAGCTTCGAACATGAAATTATTTACCACTGCAGCAGCACTGACTAAATTAGGACCAGAATATCGCTATCAGACACAATTTTATATTAATGGAAGTGTTGACAATCAAGGTATACTCCACGGCGATTTGATCGTTGTAGGCAGTGGCGATCCATCTATTACTGGGCGTTATTATTTTGGCGAGGTTACGAAGCCGCTGGAGATATGGGCAGATTCAATCAAAGCCCATGGTATTCGACTGATCGACGGCAATATTATCGCCGATGACAACTTGTTCGATGACGAGATAATGGGGGAAGGATGGGCCTGGGATTATCAATCGGATTGGTATGCCGCTCAGATCAGCGCCCTGTCCTTCAATGATAATTGCATCAACATCTACATCTCTCCAGGCGATTCCATTGGTGCACCAGCCAAATATCAACTGGTGCCGAATACCGATTACGCGACGGTCATCAATCGAGTCGTCACTGTCCGCAACGGACTCGAGCAGGAGATCAAATTCAAACGCAAAGCCGGTACAAATTTGGTGGAGATTTCAGGCGCCATCGCTATAAATTCCTCTGCTCGATTGGATTGGTTCTCCATCGACAATCCTTCGCTGTTTACGGTCAAGGTTTTTCAGCAGGTTCTGAGGCAAAAGGGCATCAATGTTTCTGGAATCGCCTACGATATTGATGATCTGAGTGGCTATTCTTACCCCAAACGTCCCGAAAATTTCTTGTTTAATTTCGAATCTCCCCCGCTCAGGGAAATCGTCGCAACGATCAATAAAGTCAGCCAGAACCTATATGCTGAGATGTTGCTTAGAACCTTGGGGGCTCATTTCCGAGGAATTGGGAGCGCTTCGAATGGGATTGCAGTCGTTAAGGAATTTCTTGGCAATATTGGTATCGATACCAATCAATTCGTAATGGTCGATGGTTCTGGTCTGTCGCGTTTGAATATGGTTACACCGCAACAGATTGTCACGCTATTACGTTATATGCGCAACAGTCCCCAACGGGATTATTTTTACCATTCCCTTCCGATCGCTGGAAACGATGGCACGCTGAAAAATCGGATGCAGCGGACAGCTGCGGAAGGAAATGTTCGGGCAAAAACCGGTTTCGTCGGTTATGCAAGGGCGCTCTCTGGGTACATCACTACTGCCGACAATGAAGAGCTGGCTTTTTCAATGATTGCAAATAACTATTCCGTGCCAACCGCCATGGCTAACCTGATTCAGGACCTAGTATGCGAGCGTTTGGCAAACTTTACTCGATCGAGATGA
- the mazG gene encoding nucleoside triphosphate pyrophosphohydrolase: protein MENMEAIQTEFGRLVEIMARLRAPDGCPWDREQSYESLRQYLLEETYEVLELIDSKQYDELKNELGDLLLQVVFQAQIAAEEGRFTILDVLKKINQKLIHRHSNVFGDVVVRNAEEQTINWENMKKQEDRTRSVIDGVPRQLSALLRAHRMQAKAATVGFDWENASQVWEKVEEELRELKGSIERQVPEEMELEFGDLLFALVNLSRFIRVNPEDALRKAIEKFSTRFRQLEQRAALANRSLNDMTLQEMDQIWDEIKNESRQQALLEPITK from the coding sequence ATGGAAAATATGGAGGCAATTCAAACGGAATTTGGACGATTGGTCGAAATCATGGCCCGGCTGCGTGCACCCGATGGCTGTCCATGGGATCGCGAGCAGAGTTATGAATCGCTGCGTCAATATCTGCTGGAGGAGACATATGAAGTGTTGGAATTGATCGATAGCAAGCAGTACGACGAGTTGAAAAACGAGTTAGGCGATTTGCTATTGCAGGTGGTTTTCCAGGCCCAAATTGCTGCTGAAGAAGGCCGGTTTACCATTCTCGACGTGTTGAAGAAGATCAATCAAAAACTCATTCATCGTCATTCCAATGTCTTTGGTGATGTAGTGGTCCGCAATGCCGAAGAACAAACCATCAACTGGGAAAATATGAAGAAGCAGGAGGATCGGACTCGGTCGGTGATTGATGGGGTGCCGCGCCAACTCTCAGCGCTATTGCGCGCTCATCGGATGCAGGCCAAAGCGGCAACTGTCGGGTTCGATTGGGAGAACGCTTCCCAGGTCTGGGAAAAAGTCGAAGAGGAATTGCGCGAGTTGAAAGGTTCCATCGAGCGACAGGTACCAGAAGAGATGGAGCTGGAGTTCGGCGATCTGCTGTTTGCACTGGTCAATCTGTCGCGTTTTATTCGCGTCAATCCAGAAGATGCGCTGCGCAAGGCCATCGAGAAGTTCTCGACTCGATTTCGGCAACTGGAACAGCGTGCGGCGCTGGCCAATCGTTCGCTCAACGACATGACTTTGCAGGAAATGGATCAGATTTGGGATGAAATAAAAAATGAATCGCGGCAACAAGCTTTGCTCGAACCAATCACAAAATAA
- a CDS encoding replication-associated recombination protein A, with amino-acid sequence MELFASTSDVLEEAPPAPLAERMRPRSLDEFVGQQHLVGPGKMLRQAIEQDKLISMIFWGPPGVGKTTLARIIAQETKSEFFSLSAVTAGVAEVRKIIERAKTNRQRAGKRTVLFIDEIHRFNKAQQDALLHSVEDGTVLLIGATTENPSFEVIAPLLSRCRVYLLNPLSADEIGTIIDRAIQQDAILKEAKLQLDDQTRQVLIHYASGDARIALNALELAAQLASPDNEGSRWVTVELIEEALQQRMLLYDKKGDYHYDTVSAFIKSIRGSDPDAAVYWMARMLEAGEDPKFIARRMIILASEDIGNAHPQALVVATAAFTAVDSVGMPEAQIILAQAATYLASVPKSNAAYLAINQAMEDVRNSAPEPVPLHLRNAPTSLMEQQGYAKDYRYPHDYPGHFVEQSYLPEGKRDKIYYRPTEQGYEKTIRERLAQLWKKRRE; translated from the coding sequence ATGGAGTTATTTGCATCCACATCAGATGTGTTAGAGGAGGCCCCACCGGCACCGTTAGCCGAGCGGATGCGGCCACGGTCGTTGGACGAATTTGTTGGTCAGCAGCATCTGGTCGGACCCGGGAAAATGTTGCGCCAGGCGATCGAGCAAGATAAGCTGATCTCAATGATCTTCTGGGGACCTCCTGGCGTCGGCAAGACGACGCTAGCTCGGATTATCGCCCAAGAGACCAAATCGGAATTCTTCTCCCTGAGTGCTGTCACGGCTGGCGTGGCCGAGGTGCGTAAGATTATTGAGCGCGCAAAGACCAATCGGCAGCGAGCTGGCAAGCGAACCGTTCTATTCATCGATGAAATCCATCGCTTCAATAAAGCTCAGCAGGATGCATTGCTGCATAGCGTGGAGGATGGAACGGTGCTGCTAATCGGCGCTACGACGGAAAATCCATCGTTTGAGGTGATCGCGCCGTTGCTTTCGCGCTGCCGCGTTTATCTCCTCAATCCATTAAGTGCCGACGAAATTGGCACAATTATCGATCGAGCAATTCAACAAGATGCTATTTTGAAAGAGGCGAAGCTGCAATTGGATGATCAAACGCGGCAAGTGCTAATTCATTATGCTTCGGGAGATGCACGAATTGCGCTGAACGCTCTTGAGTTGGCTGCCCAACTGGCCTCGCCCGATAACGAGGGCAGCCGCTGGGTAACGGTGGAATTGATCGAAGAAGCGCTTCAGCAGCGGATGCTACTGTATGATAAAAAGGGCGATTACCACTACGATACCGTTTCGGCTTTTATCAAAAGCATTCGGGGCAGCGATCCTGACGCGGCGGTTTATTGGATGGCGCGGATGCTCGAGGCTGGCGAGGATCCTAAGTTCATTGCACGACGGATGATTATTTTGGCATCCGAGGATATTGGCAATGCCCATCCCCAGGCCCTGGTCGTGGCGACGGCCGCCTTTACCGCAGTCGACTCCGTCGGTATGCCTGAGGCACAGATCATCCTCGCTCAGGCTGCCACTTACCTCGCTTCAGTCCCGAAGAGCAATGCTGCGTATTTGGCCATCAATCAGGCGATGGAAGATGTTCGCAATTCAGCACCAGAGCCTGTGCCGCTCCATTTGCGAAACGCACCAACCAGCCTCATGGAACAGCAAGGCTATGCCAAAGATTATCGCTATCCGCATGATTATCCAGGACATTTTGTGGAGCAATCCTATCTACCAGAAGGGAAACGGGATAAAATCTACTATCGTCCCACGGAACAGGGCTATGAGAAAACGATCCGAGAACGGTTAGCTCAGCTTTGGAAAAAGCGAAGGGAATAA
- a CDS encoding TerC family protein — protein MEWLVQPEAWIALITLTALEIVLGIDNIVFISILVSRLPVQKRNKARIIGLSLAMISRILLLLSIQWVMRLTRPWFSLFDHFFSGRDLILIFGGLFLLGKSTLEIHHSLEGLEKDASKQPTATSFGAVLIQIMALDIIFSLDSVITAVGMARHLPVMILAIVIAVMIMMLSARSIGNFVDRHPTVKMLALSFLILIGVTLVAEGLHFHIPKGYIYFAMAFSVFVEMLNLRVRARIQHPVALRKPIK, from the coding sequence ATGGAATGGTTGGTTCAACCAGAAGCCTGGATTGCATTGATCACGCTGACTGCCCTGGAAATTGTGTTAGGAATCGATAACATCGTATTCATTTCAATCTTAGTATCGCGGCTGCCAGTGCAAAAGCGAAATAAGGCGCGCATCATTGGCCTGTCTTTAGCAATGATCAGCCGCATTTTATTGCTTTTGTCGATCCAATGGGTGATGCGGCTCACTCGCCCCTGGTTCTCATTATTCGATCATTTTTTCTCTGGTCGCGACCTGATCTTGATCTTTGGCGGTCTATTTTTGCTCGGCAAGAGCACGTTAGAGATCCATCACAGTCTGGAAGGATTAGAGAAAGATGCTTCGAAGCAGCCAACTGCCACCAGCTTTGGCGCGGTCTTAATCCAGATCATGGCCCTGGACATCATTTTTTCGCTCGACTCAGTAATCACTGCTGTGGGAATGGCTCGCCATTTGCCGGTGATGATCTTGGCCATTGTCATCGCAGTGATGATCATGATGCTGTCGGCTCGCTCGATCGGCAATTTTGTGGATCGGCATCCGACTGTGAAAATGCTGGCGCTCAGTTTTTTGATCTTGATCGGTGTGACTTTGGTGGCCGAGGGGTTGCATTTTCATATCCCGAAGGGCTACATTTATTTTGCGATGGCCTTTTCGGTCTTTGTTGAGATGCTTAATTTGAGAGTGCGTGCGCGCATCCAACACCCAGTCGCGCTGAGAAAACCGATCAAATGA